From the Rhodoferax mekongensis genome, one window contains:
- a CDS encoding Lrp/AsnC ligand binding domain-containing protein, giving the protein MIDHIELDRIDLRILSCLQADGRIANLKLAETVGLSPTAVLARVQKLSKEGYILGYEARLNPLKLGAGMMVFVEVLLDRTTPNVFEAFKAAVQVHSEIMECHMVAGGFDYLLKTRMADMAAYRHFAGTVLWQLPGVRETRTYAVMEEVKNTTHLKL; this is encoded by the coding sequence GTGATTGACCACATCGAACTTGACCGCATCGACCTGCGCATCCTGAGCTGCTTGCAAGCAGACGGGCGCATTGCCAACCTGAAGCTGGCGGAAACGGTGGGCCTCTCCCCCACCGCAGTGCTGGCCCGTGTACAGAAGCTCAGCAAAGAGGGCTATATCCTCGGCTACGAAGCCCGCCTGAACCCACTCAAGCTGGGCGCCGGGATGATGGTGTTTGTAGAGGTGTTGCTGGACCGCACCACGCCCAATGTCTTTGAGGCCTTCAAGGCCGCGGTACAAGTGCATTCGGAAATCATGGAGTGCCACATGGTGGCTGGCGGCTTTGACTACCTGCTCAAAACCCGCATGGCCGACATGGCCGCTTACCGCCACTTTGCAGGCACGGTGCTCTGGCAATTGCCCGGTGTGCGCGAAACCCGCACTTACGCGGTGATGGAAGAAGTGAAGAACACAACCCATCTCAAGTTGTAA
- a CDS encoding ABC transporter substrate-binding protein → MLNRRHFTLAAGATALTGFPAVHAQSDRIVLGQSAAFTGPAAQLGIQLHAGAKLFFDQLNAQGGIGGRNVEIRKLDDGYEPARCEENTRKLLEEDVAALFAFVGTPTSAVALPLAIKARVPFIAPFTGAMALRNPFNRYAFHVRASYNDETALIVKQLHNMGITKVAVFYQNDAYGKAGLDGVQAALTALNLKPVALATVERNSVDVAKAVETLNAAAPEAVVQITAYKSSAAYIRAARKAGYGGGFYNVSFVGTQALADELGKDGAGVVVSQVVPSPYVGNKAISREFAEAVRKTNGAVQANFSSMEGYIAAKVVAEALRRSGGKGGADSLIAAMESINGQPFGGFNVNFSKSDHAASTFVEMSMLTGDGRVRT, encoded by the coding sequence ATGCTTAATCGACGTCATTTCACCCTGGCCGCCGGCGCTACCGCGCTGACCGGTTTCCCCGCAGTTCACGCCCAGTCCGACAGGATCGTGCTTGGCCAGTCTGCCGCGTTCACCGGCCCCGCCGCTCAACTGGGCATCCAGCTCCACGCAGGGGCCAAACTGTTCTTTGACCAGCTCAATGCCCAAGGCGGCATCGGCGGGCGCAATGTGGAGATCCGCAAGCTGGACGACGGCTATGAACCCGCACGTTGCGAGGAAAACACCCGCAAGTTGCTGGAAGAGGACGTAGCCGCACTGTTTGCTTTTGTGGGCACCCCCACCAGCGCCGTGGCCCTGCCCCTGGCCATCAAGGCCCGGGTACCGTTTATTGCCCCGTTTACCGGCGCCATGGCACTGCGCAACCCGTTTAACCGCTACGCCTTCCACGTACGCGCCTCGTACAACGACGAGACTGCCCTTATCGTCAAACAACTGCACAACATGGGCATTACCAAAGTCGCGGTGTTCTACCAGAACGACGCTTACGGCAAAGCCGGTCTGGACGGCGTGCAAGCGGCATTGACCGCCCTGAACCTCAAACCGGTGGCACTGGCGACCGTGGAGCGCAATTCGGTGGATGTGGCCAAGGCGGTAGAGACCCTCAATGCAGCGGCCCCAGAGGCGGTGGTACAGATCACTGCGTACAAGTCCAGCGCGGCTTACATCCGTGCGGCCCGCAAAGCAGGCTATGGCGGCGGCTTTTACAACGTGTCCTTCGTAGGTACGCAAGCCCTGGCCGACGAGCTGGGCAAGGACGGCGCCGGCGTCGTGGTGTCCCAGGTGGTGCCTTCGCCCTATGTGGGCAACAAGGCGATATCACGCGAATTCGCCGAGGCTGTACGCAAGACCAACGGCGCTGTGCAAGCCAACTTTTCCAGCATGGAGGGCTATATCGCCGCCAAAGTGGTCGCCGAGGCGCTACGTCGCAGCGGCGGCAAAGGCGGAGCGGACTCCCTGATTGCTGCCATGGAGAGCATCAATGGTCAGCCTTTCGGCGGCTTCAATGTGAACTTCTCCAAGTCGGACCACGCCGCCTCCACCTTTGTGGAAATGTCCATGCTGACCGGCGACGGCCGGGTGCGTACCTAG
- a CDS encoding YggS family pyridoxal phosphate-dependent enzyme encodes MTMIADNLHAVAQRIAQACTQSGRPAGSVRLLAVSKTFGPDAVQQAFDAGQRAFGENYIQEAVDKITALSALAIEWHCIGPIQSNKTRLVAEHFQWAHTVDRLKIAQRLSDQRPPHLPPLQVCIQVNVDGGPNKSGVTPQDAVALALEVAQLPRLQLRGIMCIPEPAPDFVAARAVFMSAKAVFDAMVAQGLPLDTLSMGMSGDLDAAVAGGSTMVRVGSAIFGARPTPASA; translated from the coding sequence ATGACGATGATTGCGGACAATCTCCACGCTGTTGCACAGCGTATTGCGCAGGCGTGCACCCAGTCCGGACGGCCGGCGGGCAGCGTGCGCCTCTTGGCTGTTTCCAAGACCTTCGGGCCTGACGCGGTGCAGCAGGCGTTTGATGCCGGGCAGCGCGCCTTCGGCGAAAACTACATCCAGGAAGCGGTCGACAAGATCACCGCGCTCAGCGCCCTGGCCATCGAATGGCATTGCATTGGGCCCATCCAGAGCAACAAGACCCGCTTGGTGGCCGAGCATTTTCAGTGGGCGCACACCGTTGACCGGCTCAAAATTGCCCAGCGCCTGAGCGACCAGCGCCCGCCGCACTTGCCGCCTTTGCAGGTGTGCATCCAGGTGAATGTGGACGGCGGCCCCAACAAGTCCGGCGTGACGCCGCAAGACGCGGTGGCGCTGGCGCTGGAAGTGGCGCAGCTGCCGCGTTTGCAGCTCAGGGGCATCATGTGCATTCCGGAGCCCGCTCCTGATTTTGTAGCTGCTCGCGCAGTATTCATGAGCGCCAAGGCCGTATTTGATGCCATGGTGGCGCAAGGGCTGCCGCTCGATACCCTCTCCATGGGCATGAGCGGTGACCTGGATGCCGCCGTAGCCGGTGGCAGCACCATGGTGAGGGTGGGCAGCGCCATTTTCGGAGCCCGCCCTACCCCGGCGTCTGCCTAG
- a CDS encoding type IV pilus twitching motility protein PilT, whose amino-acid sequence MDITQLLAFSVKNKASDLHLSAGLPPMIRVHGDVRRINVEPLDHKQVHAMVYDIMNDTQRKMYEEFLEIDFSFEIDGLARFRVNAFNHNRGAGAVFRTIPSKILSLEQLNAPRIFADLALKPRGLVLVTGPTGSGKSTTLAAMVNYLNETEFGHILTVEDPIEFVHESKKCLVNQREVGPHTLSFAAALKSALREDPDAILVGEMRDLETIRLAMTAAETGHLVFGTLHTSSAAKTIDRIIDVFPAEEKEMVRAMLSESLQAVISQTLCKTKDGQGRVAAHEIMLGTSAIRNLIREAKVAQMYSAIQTGNSVGMQTLDQNLTELVKRNVISAAEARSKAKIPENFPG is encoded by the coding sequence GTGGACATTACCCAGCTGCTCGCATTTAGCGTCAAAAACAAAGCGTCTGACTTGCACCTCTCGGCAGGACTGCCGCCCATGATCCGGGTGCACGGCGATGTGCGCCGCATCAACGTCGAACCCTTGGACCACAAGCAGGTTCACGCCATGGTGTATGACATCATGAACGACACCCAGCGCAAGATGTATGAAGAGTTTCTGGAAATCGACTTCTCGTTCGAGATTGATGGCCTGGCCCGCTTCCGCGTCAACGCCTTCAACCACAACCGCGGCGCAGGCGCCGTGTTCCGGACGATTCCGAGCAAGATCCTCTCGCTGGAACAGCTCAACGCCCCCCGCATCTTTGCAGACCTGGCCCTGAAGCCCCGCGGTCTGGTGCTGGTGACCGGCCCTACCGGTTCCGGCAAGTCCACGACCCTGGCGGCCATGGTGAACTACCTGAACGAAACCGAGTTCGGCCACATCCTGACGGTGGAAGACCCGATCGAATTCGTGCACGAATCCAAGAAGTGCCTGGTCAACCAGCGTGAAGTCGGCCCCCATACCCTGAGCTTTGCCGCCGCCCTGAAGTCCGCCCTGCGGGAAGACCCGGACGCGATTTTGGTGGGCGAAATGCGCGACCTGGAAACCATCCGCCTGGCCATGACAGCGGCGGAAACCGGCCACTTGGTGTTCGGCACATTGCACACCTCCAGTGCTGCCAAAACCATTGACCGGATCATCGACGTGTTCCCGGCCGAAGAAAAAGAAATGGTGCGGGCCATGTTGTCCGAGTCGCTGCAAGCCGTAATCTCGCAAACCCTGTGCAAAACCAAAGACGGCCAGGGCCGCGTGGCAGCCCACGAGATCATGCTGGGCACCAGCGCGATCCGTAACCTGATCCGCGAAGCCAAGGTCGCGCAGATGTACTCCGCCATCCAGACCGGTAACAGCGTAGGCATGCAAACCCTGGACCAGAACCTCACCGAGCTAGTTAAGCGCAACGTAATCAGCGCGGCCGAAGCACGCAGCAAAGCCAAGATTCCTGAGAACTTCCCAGGGTAA
- a CDS encoding PilT/PilU family type 4a pilus ATPase: MERDQATKFINDLLKLMVSRNGSDLFITAEFPPAIKVDGKVTKVSPQPLNSAHTMALARSIMNDKQIAEFERTKESNFAIAPATIGRFRVNAFIQQGKVGMVLRVIPQVLPTIDGLGVPQVLKDIVQSKRGLCILVGATGSGKSTTLAAMVDWRNENSYGHIITIEDPVEFVHAHKNCVITQREVGLDTDSWDAALKNTLRQAPDVILMGEIRDRETMEHAIAFSETGHLCLATLHANSANQALDRVINFFPEERRSQLLMDLSLNLRAMVSQRLIPKQDGKGRVAAVEVMINSPLISDLIFKGEVSEVKEIMKKSRQAGMQTFDQALFDLYEGHAITYEDALRNADSLNDLRLQIKLNSHRGKSQDLSAGTENFAIM, from the coding sequence ATGGAACGCGATCAAGCCACGAAATTTATCAACGATCTGCTCAAGTTGATGGTCAGCCGCAATGGCAGCGACTTGTTCATCACCGCGGAGTTTCCGCCCGCCATCAAGGTAGACGGTAAAGTCACCAAGGTGTCGCCACAGCCGCTGAACTCGGCCCACACCATGGCGCTGGCGCGTTCCATCATGAACGACAAGCAGATTGCCGAGTTCGAGCGCACCAAGGAGAGTAATTTCGCGATTGCACCGGCCACCATCGGCCGGTTCCGGGTCAACGCTTTTATCCAGCAGGGCAAGGTCGGGATGGTGCTGCGCGTGATTCCGCAAGTTCTGCCCACCATCGACGGTCTGGGTGTGCCCCAGGTGCTCAAAGACATTGTGCAAAGCAAGCGCGGACTGTGCATTCTGGTGGGCGCCACCGGCTCCGGCAAATCCACCACGCTGGCTGCCATGGTGGACTGGCGCAATGAGAACTCCTACGGCCACATCATCACTATCGAAGACCCGGTGGAGTTTGTGCATGCTCACAAGAACTGCGTAATCACCCAGCGCGAAGTCGGGTTGGACACGGACAGCTGGGACGCGGCTTTGAAGAACACCTTGCGCCAGGCGCCGGATGTGATTCTGATGGGCGAGATCCGCGACCGCGAGACCATGGAACACGCCATCGCGTTTTCTGAAACCGGTCACCTGTGCCTGGCCACCCTGCACGCCAACAGTGCCAACCAGGCGCTGGACCGCGTGATCAACTTCTTCCCTGAAGAGCGGCGCAGCCAGTTGCTGATGGACTTGTCGCTCAACCTGCGCGCCATGGTGTCCCAGCGCCTGATCCCCAAGCAGGACGGCAAGGGCCGAGTGGCGGCGGTGGAAGTGATGATCAACTCCCCGCTGATCTCTGACCTCATCTTCAAGGGTGAAGTCTCGGAAGTGAAAGAGATCATGAAGAAGAGCCGCCAGGCCGGCATGCAGACCTTCGATCAGGCCCTCTTCGATCTGTACGAGGGCCACGCCATCACCTACGAAGACGCACTGCGCAACGCCGACTCGCTCAACGACTTGCGTCTCCAAATCAAGCTCAACAGCCACCGTGGCAAGTCGCAAGACCTGTCGGCCGGCACTGAGAACTTCGCCATCATGTAA
- a CDS encoding NAD(P)-dependent oxidoreductase — MPNINDKTYDPSPAYSVAFLGLGVMGYPMAGHLARAGHQVAVYNRTATKSIAWCEEFAGASSQLGTHSHAATPRETVQNADIVFCCVGNDADLRSVVLGADGAFAGMKPGAIFVDHTTASADVARELSAVAQTRGLQFIDAPVSGGQAGAQNGMLTVMCGGDATAFEAVKPVAMAFSRAFTLLGDSGSGQLAKMVNQICIAGLVQGLSEAVAFGQRAGLDMNQVLDVIGKGAAQSWQLDNRGKTMVADKFDFGFAVDWMRKDLGLVLDEAKRNGARLPVTALVDQFYADVQLMGGNRWDTSSLIKRLK; from the coding sequence ATGCCAAACATCAACGACAAAACCTACGATCCCTCCCCTGCTTACTCGGTTGCCTTTCTGGGCTTGGGGGTCATGGGCTATCCCATGGCCGGTCATTTGGCCCGCGCGGGCCACCAAGTGGCGGTTTACAACCGGACCGCTACTAAATCCATAGCATGGTGCGAAGAATTTGCGGGCGCCAGCAGCCAATTGGGCACACATTCGCACGCAGCTACCCCGCGTGAGACAGTGCAGAACGCGGACATCGTGTTTTGCTGCGTCGGCAACGATGCGGATTTGCGCAGCGTTGTGTTGGGTGCAGATGGCGCCTTTGCGGGCATGAAGCCCGGCGCCATTTTTGTGGACCACACCACCGCTTCTGCCGACGTGGCACGCGAGCTGAGCGCGGTAGCCCAAACGCGGGGCCTGCAGTTTATTGACGCCCCGGTGTCCGGTGGACAAGCGGGCGCACAAAACGGCATGCTCACCGTGATGTGCGGTGGAGACGCCACTGCCTTTGAAGCGGTCAAACCGGTGGCCATGGCCTTTTCCCGGGCGTTCACGCTCTTGGGGGACAGCGGCTCGGGCCAACTGGCCAAGATGGTGAACCAGATATGCATTGCCGGGTTGGTACAAGGCTTGTCGGAAGCGGTAGCTTTCGGTCAGCGTGCCGGGCTGGACATGAACCAGGTGCTGGACGTCATCGGCAAAGGTGCTGCACAAAGCTGGCAGCTGGACAACCGTGGCAAGACCATGGTGGCAGACAAGTTTGACTTCGGCTTTGCGGTGGACTGGATGCGCAAGGACCTGGGTTTGGTGCTGGACGAAGCCAAGCGCAACGGTGCCCGCCTGCCGGTGACGGCGCTGGTCGACCAGTTTTATGCCGATGTACAACTCATGGGTGGCAACCGCTGGGACACCAGCAGCTTGATCAAGCGACTCAAGTAA
- a CDS encoding BON domain-containing protein — translation MKKIVSRIVIGTLLASSLSGCFPLLVGGAVVGGSLVATDRRTSGSLVEDEGIELRASSRIRENLGERVHVNVTSYNRQVLLTGEVPNLQDKQLVEKIVSGVDNVRNIVNELDVMGNSTLTQRSSDSLVTGRAKAALVDAKDLFASAFKLTTERGTVYVMGRVTAREAKRATDIISNTSGVQRVVRILEIISEEELARTLPQQPPAEQKR, via the coding sequence ATGAAAAAAATCGTCTCCCGTATTGTTATCGGTACCTTGCTTGCCTCCAGCTTGAGCGGCTGCTTCCCCCTGCTGGTCGGTGGCGCAGTAGTAGGCGGAAGCCTGGTCGCTACGGACCGCCGCACTTCCGGCAGTTTGGTGGAGGATGAAGGCATTGAATTGCGCGCCTCGAGCCGCATCCGCGAAAACCTGGGCGAGCGCGTGCATGTGAACGTGACCAGCTACAACCGCCAGGTACTGTTGACCGGCGAAGTGCCCAACCTGCAGGACAAACAGCTGGTAGAAAAAATTGTGTCCGGCGTCGACAACGTGCGCAACATCGTGAACGAGCTGGACGTGATGGGCAATTCCACCTTGACCCAGCGCTCTTCAGATTCGCTGGTGACAGGCCGTGCCAAAGCCGCTCTGGTGGATGCCAAGGACCTGTTTGCGAGCGCCTTCAAATTGACCACCGAGCGCGGCACGGTCTATGTGATGGGCCGGGTCACCGCACGCGAAGCCAAGCGCGCCACCGACATCATCAGCAACACCAGTGGTGTGCAGCGTGTGGTGCGGATTCTGGAAATCATTTCCGAAGAAGAGCTGGCCCGTACCTTGCCGCAGCAACCCCCTGCCGAACAGAAAAGGTAA
- a CDS encoding phosphoheptose isomerase: MLEQRIQQHFIDSADLKYQSAQGLSKPITDAVQAMLACVTSGGKVLACGNGGSAADAQHFAAEFVGRFERERPELGAIALTTDTSIITAIANDYDYNVIFSRQVRALGAPGDVLLAISTSGNSANVLAAIEAAHEREMVVVGLTGKGGGKMAQVLRDTDVHICVPHDRTARIQEVHILALHCICDAVDAQLLGEQEPQS; encoded by the coding sequence ATGCTGGAACAACGTATACAACAACACTTTATCGACAGCGCGGACCTCAAATACCAATCCGCGCAGGGCTTGAGCAAGCCCATCACAGACGCAGTGCAAGCCATGTTGGCCTGCGTCACCAGTGGCGGCAAAGTGCTGGCCTGCGGTAACGGTGGATCGGCGGCAGACGCCCAACACTTCGCTGCAGAATTTGTGGGTCGGTTCGAGCGTGAACGGCCCGAGCTCGGCGCCATTGCGCTGACCACCGACACCTCCATCATCACCGCGATAGCCAACGATTACGACTACAACGTGATCTTCTCCCGCCAGGTGCGCGCCTTGGGCGCGCCCGGTGATGTGTTGCTGGCCATCTCGACCAGTGGCAATTCGGCCAATGTGCTGGCGGCCATTGAAGCCGCGCACGAGCGCGAAATGGTGGTGGTCGGGCTGACCGGCAAAGGCGGCGGCAAAATGGCCCAAGTGCTTCGCGATACCGATGTGCACATTTGTGTGCCTCACGACCGCACGGCCCGTATTCAAGAAGTCCATATTTTGGCGCTGCACTGCATCTGTGACGCAGTCGACGCCCAACTCCTCGGTGAACAGGAACCCCAATCATGA
- a CDS encoding YraN family protein: MGLLPSRPARATTKQVGDAAEEQALGFLQAKGLQFVARNYRTPGRGGGEIDLILRDKDGTLVFVEVRKRNRTDHGGAAASIGHVKQRRIIFAARHYLLGLRTMPPCRFDVVVIDGDAVEWLRAAFDAS; the protein is encoded by the coding sequence ATGGGCTTACTTCCATCACGACCGGCCCGCGCCACCACCAAACAGGTTGGTGATGCGGCAGAAGAGCAGGCCTTGGGTTTTTTGCAAGCCAAAGGGCTGCAATTCGTTGCGCGCAATTATCGGACGCCCGGCCGGGGTGGCGGAGAAATCGACCTCATCCTTCGCGACAAGGACGGAACTCTCGTCTTCGTGGAGGTGCGAAAGCGCAATCGTACCGACCACGGCGGAGCTGCTGCCAGCATCGGGCATGTGAAGCAGCGGCGCATCATCTTCGCCGCCAGGCACTACTTGTTGGGCTTGCGTACCATGCCACCTTGCCGGTTTGACGTGGTGGTGATTGACGGTGATGCGGTGGAATGGCTGCGCGCTGCCTTTGACGCATCCTGA
- the rsmI gene encoding 16S rRNA (cytidine(1402)-2'-O)-methyltransferase, whose amino-acid sequence MSASFSSAIQAAKDAAGEQHYPQGCLYVVATPIGNLADITLRALHVLGLVDCIACEDTRHTQQMLRAYGIDKAGAALLAVHQHNETEAAQTVIARLREGQRVAYVSDAGTPGVSDPGARLVAQVRAQGLRAIPLPGASSVVTAISVAGLVAAGEGHGGFVFRGFLSSKATERANEVVAIAAQPDAVVLLEAPHRLEALAKALAPLGARKVTVGRELTKQFEEVATVDASEFSAWLAADANRLRGEFALVIHPAAAAASTADDRVLSLLLEQLPLKSAVKLAADITGEPRNALYERALLLKQGSTSED is encoded by the coding sequence ATGAGTGCGTCTTTTTCTTCAGCCATCCAGGCCGCCAAGGATGCGGCCGGTGAGCAGCATTATCCGCAAGGCTGCCTCTATGTGGTCGCCACACCCATTGGCAATCTGGCAGACATCACCCTGCGTGCCCTGCACGTGCTGGGACTCGTTGATTGCATCGCCTGTGAAGACACACGCCACACCCAGCAAATGCTGCGCGCTTATGGCATCGACAAAGCGGGCGCAGCCCTGCTGGCTGTGCACCAGCACAACGAAACCGAAGCGGCGCAGACGGTGATCGCCCGCCTGCGGGAAGGCCAACGCGTGGCCTATGTGAGCGACGCCGGCACACCCGGCGTGAGCGACCCCGGCGCACGGCTGGTGGCCCAAGTGCGGGCGCAAGGCTTGCGCGCTATTCCCCTGCCGGGAGCAAGCAGCGTGGTGACCGCTATTTCTGTAGCCGGTCTGGTCGCTGCGGGCGAAGGCCATGGCGGTTTTGTCTTCCGGGGCTTTCTGTCTTCCAAGGCCACCGAACGTGCGAACGAGGTGGTGGCGATTGCCGCCCAGCCCGACGCAGTGGTGCTGCTCGAGGCTCCACACCGGCTGGAAGCACTGGCCAAGGCGCTTGCACCCCTGGGCGCACGCAAAGTCACGGTAGGCCGGGAACTGACCAAGCAGTTTGAAGAGGTGGCCACCGTCGATGCGAGCGAGTTCAGCGCATGGTTGGCCGCAGATGCCAACCGCTTGCGCGGCGAGTTCGCGCTGGTGATACACCCTGCGGCTGCGGCCGCCAGCACGGCGGATGACCGCGTGCTGAGCTTGCTGCTGGAGCAATTGCCGCTTAAATCAGCCGTGAAGCTGGCCGCCGACATCACCGGCGAGCCGCGCAACGCGCTGTACGAACGGGCACTGCTGCTCAAGCAAGGCTCCACGAGCGAAGACTAG
- a CDS encoding 2-dehydro-3-deoxy-6-phosphogalactonate aldolase, with the protein MTSVFPLLAQARHLPLIAILRGLKPEEALDIGQALFEAGFRTLEVPLNRPGAIECIAALAGGLGADALIGGGTMLTVAHVDAVHAAGGRLMVSPNCEPAVIRRAVGLGMLAAPGVATPTEAFAALAAGAHALKLFPAESLGHGGLKALKSVVPTGTDLWPVGGITPESIGPWVKAGATGFGIGSQLYAPGVTAAQVHDRASAYVQAWQATKA; encoded by the coding sequence ATGACTTCCGTTTTTCCCTTGTTGGCGCAAGCCCGACATTTGCCCTTGATTGCCATTCTGCGGGGGCTCAAGCCTGAAGAGGCACTGGATATTGGACAGGCCTTGTTTGAGGCTGGTTTCCGTACTCTCGAAGTACCGCTGAATCGACCCGGTGCTATCGAATGTATAGCTGCTCTCGCAGGTGGATTGGGCGCTGATGCCCTGATTGGTGGTGGAACCATGTTGACCGTGGCCCATGTGGATGCTGTGCATGCCGCAGGTGGCCGCTTGATGGTTTCGCCCAATTGCGAACCGGCTGTGATCCGCCGTGCCGTGGGTTTGGGCATGCTGGCAGCCCCTGGTGTGGCGACCCCCACCGAAGCCTTTGCCGCGTTGGCGGCCGGCGCGCATGCATTGAAGCTGTTCCCCGCAGAGTCGCTGGGGCACGGTGGCTTGAAGGCGCTCAAGTCTGTAGTACCGACCGGGACCGACCTCTGGCCGGTGGGAGGCATCACTCCCGAGAGCATAGGGCCTTGGGTCAAAGCCGGCGCCACAGGCTTCGGCATCGGCAGCCAGTTGTACGCACCGGGCGTCACTGCGGCGCAGGTTCACGATCGTGCCAGCGCCTATGTGCAGGCCTGGCAAGCCACCAAGGCCTAG
- a CDS encoding 2-dehydro-3-deoxygalactonokinase, whose translation MSLKPSASIVGVDWGTTHRRAYAITPSGECLSDMSDSDGAMACKGRFPQALVAAMNQLNTTPSLVVASGMVGSALGWHEVPYVDASVPLHALAEHAFRVPDAPAAVPVLLLPGYCIRNSAGVPDVMRGEETQLLGAWAMGHQSGWFVLPGTHSKWVLLQDGVVRKLRTYMTGELYDLLRKHGTLAAAAGGQAEWDDAAFAAGVDAAGAHALSHVLFSARARVVSKDMPAQSTASYLSGVLIGTELKDVLGVDTGEVPTFQLIGSPQLAELYQKAASRLGCRFDILDARQAFLAAVQHIHSHWSA comes from the coding sequence ATGTCTTTGAAACCTTCTGCGTCCATTGTCGGTGTGGATTGGGGGACCACCCACCGCCGCGCCTATGCCATCACCCCCTCTGGCGAATGCCTGAGCGACATGAGCGACAGCGATGGCGCCATGGCGTGCAAAGGGCGCTTTCCGCAGGCATTGGTTGCTGCGATGAATCAACTCAATACCACGCCTTCGCTGGTGGTTGCCTCGGGCATGGTGGGCAGCGCACTGGGTTGGCACGAAGTGCCGTATGTGGATGCCTCGGTGCCGCTGCATGCGCTGGCGGAACACGCGTTTCGAGTGCCGGATGCACCTGCCGCCGTACCCGTGTTGCTCTTGCCGGGCTATTGCATCCGCAACTCGGCGGGCGTGCCGGACGTGATGCGCGGGGAGGAAACGCAGCTTCTGGGCGCGTGGGCCATGGGGCACCAATCGGGCTGGTTTGTGTTGCCCGGCACGCATAGCAAATGGGTGCTGCTGCAAGACGGCGTGGTACGCAAACTGCGCACTTACATGACGGGTGAACTCTACGACTTGCTGCGCAAGCACGGCACGCTGGCCGCTGCTGCGGGCGGACAGGCAGAGTGGGACGACGCAGCCTTTGCAGCGGGCGTGGATGCGGCAGGTGCCCATGCCTTGAGCCATGTGTTGTTCAGCGCAAGAGCGCGAGTGGTCAGCAAAGACATGCCGGCGCAGTCCACTGCGTCGTATCTGAGCGGCGTCCTGATCGGTACCGAGTTGAAAGATGTCCTCGGCGTGGACACGGGCGAAGTCCCCACCTTCCAGCTGATCGGCTCCCCGCAGCTAGCAGAGCTGTACCAAAAAGCGGCTTCGCGTCTGGGCTGCCGCTTTGACATTCTGGATGCCCGCCAGGCCTTTCTCGCAGCGGTGCAACACATTCATTCTCATTGGAGCGCTTGA
- a CDS encoding FadR/GntR family transcriptional regulator: MNRTFSAPHTTYTGRKLHGQVVQELGRRVVGGQYPADKVLPNEELLCQELAVSRTALREAVKVLAAKGLLEARPRIGTRVRTKDQWNLLDPDILAWRCATGVDADFLRHLTELREIIEPSAAALAATSRSPEQLESIAQALRTMETASTIAQWVQADLEFHTAVLKATNNPLLMPLAAIIGSALESLLGVTARTSDNFKQALPDHQKVFDAIRLQEPQNALHRMAGMLSDTRSLIRATIQPET, translated from the coding sequence ATGAACAGGACATTTTCAGCGCCCCACACTACATACACCGGCCGAAAGCTCCATGGCCAAGTCGTTCAGGAACTGGGGCGTCGCGTGGTCGGCGGGCAATACCCTGCGGACAAAGTACTGCCTAACGAAGAACTGTTGTGCCAGGAGCTCGCGGTCAGCCGCACCGCATTGCGCGAAGCGGTGAAGGTGCTCGCAGCCAAGGGGCTGCTGGAAGCCCGGCCACGCATCGGCACGCGCGTGCGCACCAAAGACCAATGGAATTTGCTGGACCCAGACATTCTGGCCTGGCGCTGCGCCACCGGCGTGGATGCCGATTTTTTGCGCCACCTCACAGAACTGCGCGAAATCATTGAGCCCTCCGCGGCAGCGCTCGCAGCCACCAGCCGCAGCCCGGAGCAGCTGGAGTCCATTGCGCAGGCGCTTCGCACCATGGAAACGGCTAGCACCATCGCCCAGTGGGTACAGGCCGATCTGGAGTTCCACACCGCGGTTCTCAAAGCCACCAACAATCCGTTGCTGATGCCTTTGGCAGCCATCATTGGCAGCGCGCTGGAGTCTTTGCTGGGCGTGACGGCACGCACCTCGGACAACTTCAAACAAGCCTTGCCGGACCACCAGAAAGTATTCGATGCCATCCGCCTGCAGGAGCCGCAAAACGCGCTGCACCGCATGGCGGGCATGCTGTCCGATACCCGCAGCCTGATCCGCGCCACCATCCAGCCGGAAACATAA